In one Eulemur rufifrons isolate Redbay chromosome 14, OSU_ERuf_1, whole genome shotgun sequence genomic region, the following are encoded:
- the ANKS3 gene encoding ankyrin repeat and SAM domain-containing protein 3 isoform X3 gives MCAAQGAELEMKDIQGWTALFHCTSAGHQQVVKFLLDNGANANVREPIYGFTPLMEAAAAGHEIIVQYFLNHGVKVDTRDHSGATARMLAKQYGHMKIVALMDTYSPCLPKSLYWSPEKYEDLSSSDESYPVPQRQRPCRKKGLSIHEGPRALARITAIGLGGKTPRPSCEQVPPRGYVTFNSSDENPLEAEGLCYRDVTSPINDRDVESSSSSSREQERAFCASLGAVRSSSSEGLARAQGLSSEASVESNEDSDHARKSSVRKQTKSYVKTKNRCGQWLPSAGTSGAVCTPGSVPQTERSPYSGPQDLAALLEQIGCLKYLQVFEEQDVDLRIFLTLTESDLKEIGITLFGPKRKMTSAIARWHSSARPPSDALELAYADRLEAEMQELAIQLHKRCEEVEAMRGQVCQEQELRAVVESCLLEQDGARKDIQAQLQETWALARDATLILDQLQACQSELSARVRQDRLSPGAAALGPAFPPSDSKGWQASLQAMSLPELSGALEDRVHEMGRALCSVTQSLEKLQVLSSKEKWREP, from the exons ATGTGTGCAGCG CAAGGTGCTGAGCTAGAGATGAAGGACATTCAAGGCTGGACTGCCCTCTTCCACTGCACCAGTGCCGGGCACCAGCAGGTGGTCAAGTTCCTTTTGGACAATGGAGCAAACGCCAACGTGAG GGAGCCGATATATGGGTTTACTCCTCTGATGGAAGCAGCTGCTGCTGGTCATGAAATAATCGTGCAGTATTTTCTGAATCAC GGAGTCAAAGTGGACACTAGAGACCACAGTGGAGCCACAGCCCGGATGCTGGCCAAGCAGTATGGACACATGAAGATCGTGGCCTTGATGGACACTTACTCACCCTGTCTGCCCAAGAGCCTCTATTGGAGCCCAG aaaaatatgaagatCTAAGCTCTTCGGATGAGTCCTACCCTGTTCCTCAGAGGCAGAGGCCCTGTAGGAAGAAGGGCCTCAGCATCCATGAGGGGCCGCGCGCCTTGGCCAGGATCACGGCCATCGGACTTGGAGGCAAGACCCCGCGGCCCAGCTGTG AGCAGGTGCCTCCACGGGGCTATGTCACCTTCAACAGCAGTGATGAGAACCCCCTGGAAGCGGAGGGCCTCTGCTACCGGGACGTCACCTCCCCTATCAATGACCGGGACGtggagagcagcagcagcagcagccggg AGCAAGAGCGCGCTTTCTGTGCCAGCCTCGGGGCCGTCCGGAGCAGCAGCAGCGAGGGCCTGGCCAGAGCTCAGGGGCTCAGCAGCGAGGCCTCCGTGGAGAGCAACGAG GACTCAGATCACGCACGTAAGAGCTCCGTTCGCAAACAAACTAAGAGTTACGTGAAGACTAAGAATCGTTGCGGCCAGTGGCTTCCCAGCGCTGGAACTTCTGGGGCAGTTTGTACCCCAGGATCTGTCCCCCAAACCGAGAGGTCCCCCTATTCAGGACCCCAG GACCTTGCTGCGCTGCTGGAGCAGATCGGGTGTCTCAAGTACCTGCAGGTGTTTGAGGAGCAAGACGTGGACCTCCGCATCTTTCTGACCCTCACCGAGAGCGACCTGAAGGAGATCGGCATCAC GTTATTTGGGCCCAAAAGGAAGATGACCTCTGCCATTGCCCGCTGGCACAGCAGCGCCCGCCCGCCCAGCGACGCCCTGGAGCTGGCCTACGCCGACCGGCTGGAGGCAGAGATGCAGGAGCTCGCCATCCAGCTGCACAAG CGCTGTGAGGAGGTGGAGGCCATGCGGGGCCAGGTGTGCCAGGAGCAGGAGCTGCGGGCCGTGGTGGAGAGCTGCCTGCTGGAGCAGGACGGGGCCCGCAAGGACATCCAGGCCCAGCTGCAGGAGACCTGGGCCCTGGCCCGAGATGCCACCCTCATTCTGGACCAGCTGCA AGCCTGTCAATCTGAGCTGTCAGCCCGAGTGAGGCAGGACCGACTGTCCCCTGGTGCAGCCGCCCTGGGCCCAGCCTTCCCACCGTCGG ACTCCAAAGGCTGGCAAGCGTCCCTGCAGGCCATGAGCCTGCCCGAGCTGTCGGGAGCCCTGGAGGACCGTGTGCATGAGATGG
- the ANKS3 gene encoding ankyrin repeat and SAM domain-containing protein 3 isoform X1, whose protein sequence is MTPSLRLLMSELSDEASEPELLNRSLSMWHGLGAQVSKEELDVPLDLHTAASIGQYEVVKECVQRRELDLNKKNGGGWTPLMYASYIGHDTIVHLLLEAGVSVNVPTPEGQTPLMLASSCGNESIAYFLLQQGAELEMKDIQGWTALFHCTSAGHQQVVKFLLDNGANANVREPIYGFTPLMEAAAAGHEIIVQYFLNHGVKVDTRDHSGATARMLAKQYGHMKIVALMDTYSPCLPKSLYWSPEKYEDLSSSDESYPVPQRQRPCRKKGLSIHEGPRALARITAIGLGGKTPRPSCEQVPPRGYVTFNSSDENPLEAEGLCYRDVTSPINDRDVESSSSSSREEQERAFCASLGAVRSSSSEGLARAQGLSSEASVESNEDSDHARKSSVRKQTKSYVKTKNRCGQWLPSAGTSGAVCTPGSVPQTERSPYSGPQDLAALLEQIGCLKYLQVFEEQDVDLRIFLTLTESDLKEIGITLFGPKRKMTSAIARWHSSARPPSDALELAYADRLEAEMQELAIQLHKRCEEVEAMRGQVCQEQELRAVVESCLLEQDGARKDIQAQLQETWALARDATLILDQLQACQSELSARVRQDRLSPGAAALGPAFPPSDSKGWQASLQAMSLPELSGALEDRVHEMGRALCSVTQSLEKLQVLSSKEKWREP, encoded by the exons ATGACTCCGAGCCTCCGCCTCT TGATGTCTGAGCTCAGCGATGAGGCCAGCGAGCCGGAACTCCTGAACCGCAGCTTGTCCATGTGGCACGGGCTGGGGGCGCAGGTCAGCAAGGAGGAGCTGGACGTGCCCTTGGATCTTCACACGGCTGCGTCCATCGGCCAGTACGAAGTGGTGAAGGAATGTGTGCAGCG GAGAGAGTTAGATTTGAATAAGAAGAATGGTGGTGGCTGGACCCCGCTGATGTATGCCTCCTACATTGGACACGATACCATCGTGCACCTGCTGCTCGAGGCAGGGGTGAGTGTGAATGTGCCGACCCCGGAAGGGCAGACTCCACTGATGCTGGCCTCCAGCTGTGGCAACGAGAGCATCGCCTACTTTCTCCTCCAG CAAGGTGCTGAGCTAGAGATGAAGGACATTCAAGGCTGGACTGCCCTCTTCCACTGCACCAGTGCCGGGCACCAGCAGGTGGTCAAGTTCCTTTTGGACAATGGAGCAAACGCCAACGTGAG GGAGCCGATATATGGGTTTACTCCTCTGATGGAAGCAGCTGCTGCTGGTCATGAAATAATCGTGCAGTATTTTCTGAATCAC GGAGTCAAAGTGGACACTAGAGACCACAGTGGAGCCACAGCCCGGATGCTGGCCAAGCAGTATGGACACATGAAGATCGTGGCCTTGATGGACACTTACTCACCCTGTCTGCCCAAGAGCCTCTATTGGAGCCCAG aaaaatatgaagatCTAAGCTCTTCGGATGAGTCCTACCCTGTTCCTCAGAGGCAGAGGCCCTGTAGGAAGAAGGGCCTCAGCATCCATGAGGGGCCGCGCGCCTTGGCCAGGATCACGGCCATCGGACTTGGAGGCAAGACCCCGCGGCCCAGCTGTG AGCAGGTGCCTCCACGGGGCTATGTCACCTTCAACAGCAGTGATGAGAACCCCCTGGAAGCGGAGGGCCTCTGCTACCGGGACGTCACCTCCCCTATCAATGACCGGGACGtggagagcagcagcagcagcagccggg AAGAGCAAGAGCGCGCTTTCTGTGCCAGCCTCGGGGCCGTCCGGAGCAGCAGCAGCGAGGGCCTGGCCAGAGCTCAGGGGCTCAGCAGCGAGGCCTCCGTGGAGAGCAACGAG GACTCAGATCACGCACGTAAGAGCTCCGTTCGCAAACAAACTAAGAGTTACGTGAAGACTAAGAATCGTTGCGGCCAGTGGCTTCCCAGCGCTGGAACTTCTGGGGCAGTTTGTACCCCAGGATCTGTCCCCCAAACCGAGAGGTCCCCCTATTCAGGACCCCAG GACCTTGCTGCGCTGCTGGAGCAGATCGGGTGTCTCAAGTACCTGCAGGTGTTTGAGGAGCAAGACGTGGACCTCCGCATCTTTCTGACCCTCACCGAGAGCGACCTGAAGGAGATCGGCATCAC GTTATTTGGGCCCAAAAGGAAGATGACCTCTGCCATTGCCCGCTGGCACAGCAGCGCCCGCCCGCCCAGCGACGCCCTGGAGCTGGCCTACGCCGACCGGCTGGAGGCAGAGATGCAGGAGCTCGCCATCCAGCTGCACAAG CGCTGTGAGGAGGTGGAGGCCATGCGGGGCCAGGTGTGCCAGGAGCAGGAGCTGCGGGCCGTGGTGGAGAGCTGCCTGCTGGAGCAGGACGGGGCCCGCAAGGACATCCAGGCCCAGCTGCAGGAGACCTGGGCCCTGGCCCGAGATGCCACCCTCATTCTGGACCAGCTGCA AGCCTGTCAATCTGAGCTGTCAGCCCGAGTGAGGCAGGACCGACTGTCCCCTGGTGCAGCCGCCCTGGGCCCAGCCTTCCCACCGTCGG ACTCCAAAGGCTGGCAAGCGTCCCTGCAGGCCATGAGCCTGCCCGAGCTGTCGGGAGCCCTGGAGGACCGTGTGCATGAGATGG
- the ANKS3 gene encoding ankyrin repeat and SAM domain-containing protein 3 isoform X2 — MTPSLRLLMSELSDEASEPELLNRSLSMWHGLGAQVSKEELDVPLDLHTAASIGQYEVVKECVQRRELDLNKKNGGGWTPLMYASYIGHDTIVHLLLEAGVSVNVPTPEGQTPLMLASSCGNESIAYFLLQQGAELEMKDIQGWTALFHCTSAGHQQVVKFLLDNGANANVREPIYGFTPLMEAAAAGHEIIVQYFLNHGVKVDTRDHSGATARMLAKQYGHMKIVALMDTYSPCLPKSLYWSPEKYEDLSSSDESYPVPQRQRPCRKKGLSIHEGPRALARITAIGLGGKTPRPSCEQVPPRGYVTFNSSDENPLEAEGLCYRDVTSPINDRDVESSSSSSREQERAFCASLGAVRSSSSEGLARAQGLSSEASVESNEDSDHARKSSVRKQTKSYVKTKNRCGQWLPSAGTSGAVCTPGSVPQTERSPYSGPQDLAALLEQIGCLKYLQVFEEQDVDLRIFLTLTESDLKEIGITLFGPKRKMTSAIARWHSSARPPSDALELAYADRLEAEMQELAIQLHKRCEEVEAMRGQVCQEQELRAVVESCLLEQDGARKDIQAQLQETWALARDATLILDQLQACQSELSARVRQDRLSPGAAALGPAFPPSDSKGWQASLQAMSLPELSGALEDRVHEMGRALCSVTQSLEKLQVLSSKEKWREP, encoded by the exons ATGACTCCGAGCCTCCGCCTCT TGATGTCTGAGCTCAGCGATGAGGCCAGCGAGCCGGAACTCCTGAACCGCAGCTTGTCCATGTGGCACGGGCTGGGGGCGCAGGTCAGCAAGGAGGAGCTGGACGTGCCCTTGGATCTTCACACGGCTGCGTCCATCGGCCAGTACGAAGTGGTGAAGGAATGTGTGCAGCG GAGAGAGTTAGATTTGAATAAGAAGAATGGTGGTGGCTGGACCCCGCTGATGTATGCCTCCTACATTGGACACGATACCATCGTGCACCTGCTGCTCGAGGCAGGGGTGAGTGTGAATGTGCCGACCCCGGAAGGGCAGACTCCACTGATGCTGGCCTCCAGCTGTGGCAACGAGAGCATCGCCTACTTTCTCCTCCAG CAAGGTGCTGAGCTAGAGATGAAGGACATTCAAGGCTGGACTGCCCTCTTCCACTGCACCAGTGCCGGGCACCAGCAGGTGGTCAAGTTCCTTTTGGACAATGGAGCAAACGCCAACGTGAG GGAGCCGATATATGGGTTTACTCCTCTGATGGAAGCAGCTGCTGCTGGTCATGAAATAATCGTGCAGTATTTTCTGAATCAC GGAGTCAAAGTGGACACTAGAGACCACAGTGGAGCCACAGCCCGGATGCTGGCCAAGCAGTATGGACACATGAAGATCGTGGCCTTGATGGACACTTACTCACCCTGTCTGCCCAAGAGCCTCTATTGGAGCCCAG aaaaatatgaagatCTAAGCTCTTCGGATGAGTCCTACCCTGTTCCTCAGAGGCAGAGGCCCTGTAGGAAGAAGGGCCTCAGCATCCATGAGGGGCCGCGCGCCTTGGCCAGGATCACGGCCATCGGACTTGGAGGCAAGACCCCGCGGCCCAGCTGTG AGCAGGTGCCTCCACGGGGCTATGTCACCTTCAACAGCAGTGATGAGAACCCCCTGGAAGCGGAGGGCCTCTGCTACCGGGACGTCACCTCCCCTATCAATGACCGGGACGtggagagcagcagcagcagcagccggg AGCAAGAGCGCGCTTTCTGTGCCAGCCTCGGGGCCGTCCGGAGCAGCAGCAGCGAGGGCCTGGCCAGAGCTCAGGGGCTCAGCAGCGAGGCCTCCGTGGAGAGCAACGAG GACTCAGATCACGCACGTAAGAGCTCCGTTCGCAAACAAACTAAGAGTTACGTGAAGACTAAGAATCGTTGCGGCCAGTGGCTTCCCAGCGCTGGAACTTCTGGGGCAGTTTGTACCCCAGGATCTGTCCCCCAAACCGAGAGGTCCCCCTATTCAGGACCCCAG GACCTTGCTGCGCTGCTGGAGCAGATCGGGTGTCTCAAGTACCTGCAGGTGTTTGAGGAGCAAGACGTGGACCTCCGCATCTTTCTGACCCTCACCGAGAGCGACCTGAAGGAGATCGGCATCAC GTTATTTGGGCCCAAAAGGAAGATGACCTCTGCCATTGCCCGCTGGCACAGCAGCGCCCGCCCGCCCAGCGACGCCCTGGAGCTGGCCTACGCCGACCGGCTGGAGGCAGAGATGCAGGAGCTCGCCATCCAGCTGCACAAG CGCTGTGAGGAGGTGGAGGCCATGCGGGGCCAGGTGTGCCAGGAGCAGGAGCTGCGGGCCGTGGTGGAGAGCTGCCTGCTGGAGCAGGACGGGGCCCGCAAGGACATCCAGGCCCAGCTGCAGGAGACCTGGGCCCTGGCCCGAGATGCCACCCTCATTCTGGACCAGCTGCA AGCCTGTCAATCTGAGCTGTCAGCCCGAGTGAGGCAGGACCGACTGTCCCCTGGTGCAGCCGCCCTGGGCCCAGCCTTCCCACCGTCGG ACTCCAAAGGCTGGCAAGCGTCCCTGCAGGCCATGAGCCTGCCCGAGCTGTCGGGAGCCCTGGAGGACCGTGTGCATGAGATGG